One Nocardia sp. BMG111209 DNA segment encodes these proteins:
- a CDS encoding GNAT family N-acetyltransferase, with protein sequence MNKSVLAQHRRRGRAILQRSLDLAHEMGIEHVFITCGDDNEASSRIIESCGGVLESVEPWSDGTLIRRYWI encoded by the coding sequence GTGAACAAATCGGTCCTCGCCCAGCATCGCCGCCGAGGCCGCGCTATTCTGCAGCGCAGTCTCGACCTCGCGCACGAGATGGGCATCGAGCATGTGTTCATCACATGCGGCGACGACAACGAAGCAAGCAGCCGAATCATCGAATCATGTGGCGGCGTACTCGAATCGGTCGAGCCGTGGAGCGACGGGACGCTGATCCGACGCTACTGGATCTGA